CCAAAATAAATATGGAAGGTAGACATAAGCGCCTTTGTTTAAATATTAATGCTCTGAAAAAATGCTGTCCCGGCGTTGGGATTGGGATTTTCAGGATGCCTTTGGATGAAGCAATTGATATTTTTAACACCGCCGGAATCCCGATGCAGTTTAAGCCGAAATCAATTTCTGACATGAAAAAAATAAACGCCGGGATAAAATATTTCGGCTCTCCAGCCACTCTTCATTTGCCGAATTTAAGGTATGAGGAAAACGGTTTGATGCAAAGAAAAGATGAGCTGATTAGAATCGTTAAAGAAAAAACTCCTTCCAATATAAGACTGGTAACCGTGCATCTGGGATGGAAAGACGCCGATCTGGTTTTGGATAAAAAAGGCAATTGGAAAAATACCGAAGAGGGCAAAAACGTAAAGAATGACCTCTTTGAATTGTTCATAGCCGGCATCAAGTCTGGCAAAACCATAACCATTGAAAACTTGCATTACAAGCCATACAAGCATTTTTTTCGGGAACTTTTGAGCTCGCGGCCGGAGCATCTAATAAAAACCAGGAATATGATCGCGAAAAACGCCGCCCGGTCAACCGGTTGGCCGCTAAAAAAGATATTGAGGCAGACCGGATTTACCCTTGACGTCGGGCATGCGTCCGCCAACGCCCATCTCAATAAAAAATACCCTCTTTCCGCCTGGCTAAAAACCCTAGGCGCGGACATAAAAATTATCCATCTCCACGACATGCAAATACAAATCCAAAACGGCATGAAAGTCGAACAAGCGCACATTCCGATGGGGAGCGGAGTGGTTGACTGGAAAAATTTCTTTAAATTGAAAAAAAAGCATTGCCCGGACGCGCCGATGATAATCGAGCTTCCGGAAGAGGACGCGATAAAATCAATTGA
The Patescibacteria group bacterium genome window above contains:
- a CDS encoding sugar phosphate isomerase/epimerase; the encoded protein is MEGRHKRLCLNINALKKCCPGVGIGIFRMPLDEAIDIFNTAGIPMQFKPKSISDMKKINAGIKYFGSPATLHLPNLRYEENGLMQRKDELIRIVKEKTPSNIRLVTVHLGWKDADLVLDKKGNWKNTEEGKNVKNDLFELFIAGIKSGKTITIENLHYKPYKHFFRELLSSRPEHLIKTRNMIAKNAARSTGWPLKKILRQTGFTLDVGHASANAHLNKKYPLSAWLKTLGADIKIIHLHDMQIQIQNGMKVEQAHIPMGSGVVDWKNFFKLKKKHCPDAPMIIELPEEDAIKSIEFLRK